A stretch of DNA from Acanthochromis polyacanthus isolate Apoly-LR-REF ecotype Palm Island chromosome 21, KAUST_Apoly_ChrSc, whole genome shotgun sequence:
ctacattgtctacgtaaagtgtgagaggagacggtgtatttttagttaaattatacaatgttcgccgtcaaagtcattcatataaactgcctgtaatgtgcagcaaatagtagttaaccggcgccagctcttcagcgaccttaacacgtccgtacctctagtacagatgctacgggtacgggtccgtacctctagcatcaacctttaTACTTGGTTAGAGGGACAACAAGTCATTTTTGTTGAGCTGACCTAAGAGCTCTATTCGAGGCGTAAGGGTGAAGGAGGCCGACAATATACCACAGTGGGAGCCATTACAAAGAGAAGATAAGACTTGGGTGATGTGGGATCTCCAGTTAGTTCCTGTTAAAAGACCAGTTTTGAGAGGtgaaatatataatatatcCCTCTTTGGTCTGAACCCACCTCCAGCAGAGAGAAGTCGTGGTTGATGAGAACAGCCAGACCTCCGAcgggaacaaccaggaactccACTCTGAAGCTGTCGTGGTTTCCGTCGTAGGTGGCCCTGAACTTCATGTAGATCAGGTAGACGGTGGCGTACGAGCAGCCGATGTAGATCACCTGGTGAACGACAAAACAGCTCGGCACTGAGGATTCTGGGAGGAAAACGGACCCGTGTGAAGAGCTGCTGGTGACGGGCGTCTTACCTTCATGGACGTGTTGTACAGCGAGATGAAGGAGGTGAGCAGGTCCAGGTAGCGAGTGGTGAACACCAGAGCAAACAGAATTTGGCTCTTCCCAGAAATACCTTTAACAGAAACATCAGGCACCATCAGAACAACTTCACAAGCAGAACTGTGATTAAACAGTGACATCTACTGGAAacgaaaaaaaataatatctcACTTTTGGGCTTATTTTTCAGGCCAATATAACATAAAATCCTACTTTTTAGAGTCACTGATGACTAGGAAGGAACAAATCAAGGAAAAatcatcacttttgaattgttgattaacataattatttaaaaaaacaaactaatgaaatagggctggacaaaaatgatggtacccataacttaatattttgttgcacaaccttttgaggcaatcactgcaattaaacgatttctgtatttgtcaatgagcgttctgcagctgtcaacaggtattttggcccactcctcatgagcaaacagctccagttgtctcaggtttgatgggtgtcttctccaaatggcatgtttcagctccttccacatatgttcaatgggattcagatctgggctcatagaaggccactttagaatagtccaacgcttttctctcagccattcttgggtgtttttggctgtgtgttttggatggttgtcctgttggaagacccatgacctgcgactgagaccaagctttctgacactaggcagcacatttctctccagaatgccttgatagtcttcagatttcatcgtaccttgcacactttcaagacaccctgtgccagatgcagcaaagcagccccaaaacattactgagcctcctccatgtttcaccgtagggacagtgttcttttcttcgtatgcttggtttttgagtctatgaacatagagttgatgtgccttaccaaaaagctccagtttggtctcatctgtccaaaggacattctcccagaagctttgtggcttgtcaacatgcatttttgcaaattccagtctcgcttttttatgagttttttttcagcagtggtgtcctccttggtcgtctcccatgaagtccactttggctcaaacaacgacgaatggtgcgatctgacactgatgtaccttggccttggagttcacctttaatttctttggaggttgctctgggctctttggatacaattccaacgatccgtctcttcaatttgtcatcaattttcctcttgcggccacgtccagggaggttggctactgtcccgtgggtcttgaacttctgaataatatgagccactgttgtcacaggaacttcaagctgtttagagatggtcttatagcctttacctttaagatgtttgtctataattttttttcggatgtcctgggacaattctctccttcgctttctgttgtccatgttcagtgtggtacacaccttttcaccaaacagcagggtgactacttgtctccctttaaataggcagactgactgattatgagtttggaaacacctgtgatgtcaattaaatgacacacctgagttaatcatgtcactctggtcaaatagttttcaatcttttatagaggtaccatcatttttgtccagccctatttcattagtttgtttttttaaataattatgttaatcaacaattcaaaagtaatggctgtttttgattatttaattttcaataaatttttatttattgttacttttgtgagtttcaagtgatttcagtgagaattgtgggtttttccttctttaactgaggggtaccaacaattttgtccacgtgtgtacattatTTCAGTTTCAGGGACACAGTTAGCTTTTCCCTTACCCACATGTAAACATTCTGATTGTGTAAGTAATCTTGGTGGTCTGTGGTCAGCTTGGACACCTCACAGAGGAGATATTTACTCtgaacagctttttaaaaaaatattcatgtcACCAATGGGTTTCTGCCTCGTTCTCCATGTTTCTCCCAGGTGAAATGAAGCCTCTAAACAGCTCATAGTGGTGAATAAATGAGGAATGAATGGTTGTCTGACTATGTGTCAGCGGTCCAAAGGGTACCGAGAGGAGAAGCGATAACACGACCCTAATCCTAGCTGCACTCCAGCGGGTTTTAAAATTGATTTGAAGATCTGATGCTTGTTTGTAGAGTCTTGAAATTGACTACAGCTTATATCTGCAGCCTGTGAGCCTTATCTTTGCCTCAGATTCTCCAGCAGGCCTCTACTCACAGTTCCAAAGTCTCAGACGGTCGGTAAAGTCTGACTGGGCCTTTACTGTTCTTGTCCCTCAACTGTGGAACTTCCTGTCTGGAGGTTCTAAGCATGCTTTTCCAAATCACTTCTTAAAGGCTCACTTTTATCACATCAGCTATTCTCAACTGTCGGTATTTATTGTAAGCATTAATTTGTTCttattttgtaacatttaaTGTTTACCTGCAATTTCTGCTCTCATCGTAAcgcatgtttgtttttgaaaggtGCTACAGAAATATTGTTGAATTTCTGTTCTTCTTATCCCTGTTTTCCTTACATTTTCAGTCTTCAGCAGTGCAAGAAGTACTTTCACTTTTACTATTGTTATTTTGCCTACTCTGTATATACAACAATGTCTGTCCATTATGGAAAGCAGATCAGTcctgtgttgttgttcttttaatttaaatattcaaaagtGATTCGGGGTTATCTGATTCAAACATCAGAGGCTCGAGGATGCTATATGTTGCACAGATTTTAAAGTACTTAAAGGCAAATTTATTAATACAGTGAAGGAggaatgtcagtgtttttcttgaGAGGTCACTGTCTTTGAATAGCTGTCAATCTCTTTTACTATTTATTGTTAATTTGTGTATTCTGTATCTACTtgatgcaattttttaaaatttgtatgACTGCTACCTTGGCcaggtctcattttcaaaaGAGATCTCTAACCTCAATGGGATTTCGTGGttaaaaaaggtaaataaataaataaataaatagtggTAATTTTAGGTCTATATAAACTGATTTAACACGTGGATCTGATTCTCTATAATACATCTAGTTTACCCTTGTGCCTCAACAAACTTACATTAAGCTAATATCTAACCATTTTAACCCCAAATTACACATCGTTTTCGTTGTTTCGAGCTGTTATCCAACAACCACGTAACTTTGAACCCCAACCCCGCAGCTTTAATCACAACACTCCTTAACCCAAGAAGGATCCAGACTTGTGCCCTGTTGAACTAAGTCCAGATGACAGATAATACTTTTCTAACTAGCAACACATAGCACATGTTTATAGCAGTTTGGAAAGTGAAGCATGCTGAAATCTCGTGAAAGAAACTCGTTTAGCTGGTTAGCTACTTCCGTAGCGCCTTCTAGAATGCCACGTCAGACGCCAGACCAAAAAAATCGATCCCCAAACCTCAAAATTAACAGAGCAGGAGTGCATGGATGAGCGATGTGTAGAGAACCAGGAGACACTGTGGCGGAATGATGCCGAAATAAATCTGGTAAATGTGGTTTTTATTCTCAGTAAGCAGCATGAAGATACCTGACCTCACAGCTAGCTAACATGGTAGCTCTCATTAGCAACCCCTCTAAGGATGGATTTGGACGTTATTGCCACTAGTTTTATTATTCTACAACGTatttaaagtaaacaaaacagtaaCTTTGATTCGATTCAAACACTTTTTTGTTGACTGTCGCTAGTTTTCTCATTCACTGATTTTAGCTGCTGGCTTAAATGAATGAGAAGGAATCGTTAGCATGTATAGCTAGCTAGCTTTGAGGCTGCTGTGTGGGACAAGGCAAAGctatatttgtaaaaaataaacgaCAAATGAAGTTAATCAGTAACATCAGAGGAGCCACAGAGGTGCAGGTGTAACAGAACCACCACTCACCTGCACACGACCTGCTTTTCCATATTTTGAGCAGCAGGATGATGATAGCAGCCAGATGAGAGAGGTCTCCTGTCAGTCTGAAGATGTTCATGGCTGCGGAGGGAGGAGGCAGACACGGCGGGGAAGATAATGCAGATGTCCCGTTTTCAGGCTCGGACACACCGATAACACTTTCTGCGGTGCTGCGGGGAGGTTTGTCCGGTTGAACTCGGGGCTTCACCGGGCAGCTGGACGTTCACGGCTGGAAATATGGCGAGAGTGCAGGTCGACGTGGAAGGGGGCGTGGCAAGACACACAGGCGCGTTCTGATTGGAGGAGAATATGACTGAAGCACCATATGACCCGCCCACAACGAGCTGAACAGACAGAAACTGAAACCCTGAGATCCACATGTAGAGGAATATAGATATATGTCAATATCTATCCATGTATAGAGATAGACATATCAATTTCATACgttttaatttatatatttattcatataaATCTAAGTGTAGAATTATAGACTGCATATATAAATCAGTCAATTTATGTATAGTTTTAAGAGTGGGATTACAGactatatttaaatatttacagatcTGTATATACTTTAATTTACATAAAATCTAAGTGTAGGAATATAgactatatataaatatttacagtttcataCATTTTAATCTATATATTAATTTACTTAAAGTCTCTGCTGGATTATAGATTGCATATATAATGATTAACCATATTATACACTTTAGTTTATATATTAATGTATATAAAGTCTAAGAGTGGGATTATAGACTATATATAAAGATTTGCAGTTCCATAtgctttaatttaaatattaattcaaATAAAGTCTAAGACTGGGAATACAGACTATGTATACAAATAAAGATTTTCAGATTTATAGActttaatttataaaaaatcTAAGTGTGAGATTGTAGATTGCATATGTAGATTACCAGTTTTGTACACTTTAATTTATATATAGTCTAGATGGGATAACAGACtatatattaatatttacaGTTGTATACAGATTAATCTATACAAAGTCTGAATGTGGGATTATAGACTGCATACatagattattatttttatgaacCATAATTTCAACAACAGGCTACATATGAagagttaatttgcaaaaacagataactccgttttgataaattttcagaaaaaaatcttttatagtttccttgagataatatcaatcaaagtgaagttgagtggatttgactcagtagaaaaatacatgacaaaatagagaaaaaaataaattattagtgttgttattatctcaagtaaacaatataaaaaatgagttttctgaaaatttataaaacggagttacctgtttctGCAAATAAACCCTTCATATATAGATTCACCATTTTATAGACtttaatttatatattaatttatttaaagtcAAATTGTAGGATTATAGACCATATCTAAAGATTTACAGTTGTACATACtttaatttatataaaaaagTCTAAGTGTGGGATTATAGACTGCATATATAGATTAACAGTTTCATACATTTGAATTTATATATTAATTTATAGAAGTCTAAAAGTGGGATTACAAACTAATTATAAAGATTTACAGTTGTATTTACTTTAATTTACATAAAGTCTAATTGTGAGATTATAGACTGCATATATAGATTAATAATGTTACAAATTATAATTGAAATAAAGTTTGTGTAGAACCACAGACTACAAATAAAGATCCacagttttatacattttcatttatataaagtCTAAATGTGGGATTATAAACTACATATAAAGATGcatagttttatattttataattCATATTAagtttgtatatatatatatatatatatatatatatataaactttttcagctttatacattttattttatctaaaGTCTAAATGTGGGATTATAGACTGCAAATAAAGATGAACAGATTTACACATGTTATTTCATTTAAAGTCTCTGTGTGGGAGATCATAGACTGcatttttatactttattttacCTAAAAGGTATTTGTGCGACCGTAGACTTTATGTAAAGATTTACAGTTTCAGTTACCTGATTTCAAGCTTATGTCTGGAATTATAAATTTCTTCTAAAGGTTTACAGTTTTATACTCTTTAATTTATATAAAATCTATGGTTGACACTGTAGATTCTCAATGAAGATTTACTGTTTCATACACTTTAATTTATATAAAGTTTATTTGTAGGACTATAGACTGTATGTAAACTGTTAAAATTCCATATACTTTAATCTCGAAATATAGTTTGTAAGAAGAACAATATTCCCTCTGAAATGCAGCAGAATTGAAGTATAATTTAACTTTAAATGCAAACCTTGAACCTGCATTCTTGGATAGAATGCATTTATGGATTAAACCTGATTTGTTCTGAGTGTTGGTCTCAtcctgctgtttattttctatttaacTGATTTTATCATTAATCGCCACCTTTCCTGGACTGCTCCATCACCtgaaattaattcatttttgtctctacACTTTCAGAAATGTTGCACAGAGGCTTTccttatttaaaaatgtgcagttttgaaCATATTTACTGTTGACTCATGCTTCAGTAGAGTCATGATTTGACCATTCAGTTGCTCAATACAGGGAAATAAGAAGGAAGTCGATGTTGAGGAAGTATGGTGACGTTCTGTCAGCATTCAGATTGTCTCGTACGAGGAATCATGAGATCATTCACAAGCTGTCCGGCCACAGAGATGGAGCGGTTGGTTTGGctttctctgctgctctcacacCTGCCTGCGACAGGTGAGATGTCCTTCATGTGATTTATTATGTGTACTCCAACACAACTCCTGTGGATTAATATCTTTATATCTGTTGATTCCAGAGAGCTGCATATCACAACCCAACGAGACGATCTGGGGGAAAACGGGACAAATTGCCGTCCTTCACTGCAACATCAGTGAACCCTGCTTAGCTGGAGGCTGTCGGTACCAATGGTTTGCTTTTAATCAAAGTAAGCATTTTCGTCTCGACCTGGAGGGCGACAAGTACAAACTGGACGGAGCATCTTTACACATCAAGTCACTGGAGGCCAACGACAGCGGGATCTACCACTGTGCTGTAGCATCGCAGGAACCAAAAACACACTGTAGACAGTATGTAGGGATGGGAACAAGTCTGGTGGTGAGAGGTGAGGAGGACACCttaaccttaaccctaaccctacccttACCCTAActttaaccctaaccctaaccctttgaTTTAGATGAAAcagcttctcttttcttttcagagCAAGCTGAAATTAAGATAGGATACATTCTGCTGTCGCTGCTCGTCCTTTTAGTCGTCTACAGCCTGGTGATTGTGACACTTGTTGTCAGAAAGGTGACTCAAGAACACTTATTTAATGCAAATGTGATGTACTGTGTAGTTAAactaacatttattttctgttctagGGTGGCTGCAAAACCAGCATCCACAGAAAGATGAGCAAAACTGATAAGGTTGTGGAGAAGtatctgtcttttctgttttgcactGTGTGATGAGTTCACTGTTTTCAAAAAGGGGAAAAGCCCACAGAAAGAGGAACAGGAAACTGGTCTGTGTCAATTACTGACCAGCAAAGACTCCTGAATGTCTAAGAAGAAGTTGTTGACTTGTTTTTATATTatcggtcaaaagtttgggattagccagacaatttcatgttttccattaaaactcacacttttattgcacaagggttttctaatcatcaatgagcctttcaacaccattagctaacacaatgtagcattagaacacaggagtgatggttgctggaaatgttcctctgtacctctatggagatattccattaaaaataagccgtttccagctacaatagtcatttaccacattaacaatgtctagactgtattttttgattcatttaatgttatctttattgaaaaaaactgcttttctttcaaaacaaggaaatttctaagtgaccccagacttttgaacgttCGTCTACAGAAAAGGAAAAGCTCAAATATCTGTTTATTAATatgttttcactcatttttccaAACAGAATAACTCAagtaaaaaaatgcagtttcgTGATGTCCTACAAGAAATGTACAGCAGAaggaacctggagaaaagcaaacaaacagcaagAGGAAATGCTTCTCACATTGAGGTAAATCTGGTTGCAGCATGTTAAGGTTAGATTTGGTCAACAGGCAACATTGAGCAAGTATGAAATGTTCCTACAGTTACAGCATGTTTCCTGCCTGTCTggaaattttcatgagtttcaATTCCATTGCAGGCTGCAAACAGTGAGCTGGACTGCTCCACTGACGACATCTACCAGAACGTCTAGGTTTCACTGAAGGACGTTAAACAACAGATTCACACTTTCACCAACCGGACTGAAAGGAAATCTCAAAGTCGCCAAACAGTCGACGGAGGACGACGTTTCGTGACTGAATACTTTCTACAAGTGATGCAAGTTAGTTCCATCCGCTCAACTTTTCTCTGGAAATGAGCAACAAACATCAAAACAACTGTGCTGAGTCAGTGTTTACCGTCTGAAGCAACCAATGACGGCCAATGATGTAATAAATTCAGTAATGTAATAACATTTTGTCAAtaataagaattttttttaagttattacATTATTGGTTGGTTATTATGTTAATGGACTAGTATTAAGAAAATCTTCTGAAAATGTAATAGTTGCagctgaaaatgtaataacACATAAATAGGACTGCATTTCTTCTCTTGTATGTACATTACCGTTAAAAAGTTtagagtcacttagaaatgtctttatttttgaaagaaaagcagtttttttcaatgaagataacattaaataatgataaatccagtctagacattgttaatgtggtaaatgactattctagcaggagatttttagtggaatatctccataggggtacagaggaacatttccagcaaccatcactcctgtgttctaatgctacattgtgttagctaatggtgttgaaaggctcattgatgattagtaaacccttgtacagttatgttagcacatggataaaagtgggagttttcatggaaaacatgaaattgtctggatgaccccaaacttttgaacggtagtgcaaGAGAACCTAGaactagacagaaaatgacttttCCATTAGTATTATGAAGCTCTACAAGGCTGCCAGACCAACAGTGGTCTAAGTTTACACAAAAGAGTTATCTAAGGGACCGCTGATCAATAAAAACTTGGATTCTTCACAGTAATGTACAAAGTTAAGGATGTTTACTACAAGAAGTATTGTCAATTTTATGCTAAAGTTTTCCCCTTAGTGCAATATGTACATAATACTCTTAAGGTTTTTGGAGTTTTAGTGCCATTATAGTGCCTGTCCAGTTATTTTCAGggtcctaatgaggattaagtgctgtctggataatggatggatgggtgattGGATatctaaacaaataaacaatattctAAATAAAGATGTACAACAAATAACTCTCAAATTGGCTCTTACAACCATAATTAAGGAGAGCCAGAGCTACATGATGACTATGACAACTATGCCATCCCACCATGCCTGTTTTTGATGAGCAAACTgcataaaaactgcaaaaaaaaaatgttttgtttccaaGAAATGCAGAATTATTTCAGTGTTATTACATTatcagaggattttttttctttaaatttaatGCTAGGCCATAATAACCTGCCAATAATGTAAAAACTTATTACATTTTAGCCATTATTATtacagtattattattattacattattggccGTTACTAAACTACTGATTACTACACCATCTTTGTCAATTTTTAGTCTCACTGATGTGATGAAGACGATGTGAGGTCTTAAATCTTATCGTCTCCTGGTTGCTGAAGTTCTATTTCAGGAATATCAGCAACAGAAAATATGCCAAATTATCTGTGTGATGGAAGAATGAACTGTGAATACTACTTGTAGAAATGCAGAGCAAAAGACACCGTACCTCATAGATCAAAGTGTTCAAAGTGTGATTAGAGCTGTGAGGAAATAATGCAGACATTtacatgaaatgaaacattttaaaataatgagCACACAGAGTGTAGatgtgaacacattttaatccaaaacactgattttatttgACTGCAGACAGTTGATCATtctaaaaaaatacaagaaaaggcacagaatgttctgctgtttaTCTAACAGCTTAAAAagtgaaacaagaaaagaatgTGTTAGATGAGTTCTTACTGCCAGCTTCATAGAAATTCACATTAAAGTTATTTAAATATTCTTGTGATGCCTCCTGCTTCGTCATATTCTGTAGttacttttatatatttttgttcactGCAGAAATAATTCAGATCCTCCCAGTGTGAGATGGATgtacatgcactttttaaaaaagaaattaaaagctGTGATTTTCTTTGTTCCGTCTGTGTGAATTCTTCCCTTTCTGACTCCTTTCTTTCATTACTCTCGACAATAAATCATCAGGTAAGAACAGTGTGCTTCATAACATTTTGCTCTGATTTTATTCTGTAGTTTTGGGTATAATTTCAAGTGAGGCACAAATCTGTTGAAGACCCTGCAGATGTAAAAGCATCATGTTAAAATGAGGCTGGAGCTCCACATATAACATAAAGATCATGTTTGTGATGCTTTCATCTAATTTCTTctattaaataagaaaatacactgcctgtccaaaataAAAAAGTCACCACTTCGATTTATTTAAGCAAATAGATAAGagtcttccattggataattactgcagtgatgaatacatttcagctgcaacttctttaaccctatagctgatgcagtgaggagcttctcatttcttaaccctttaagcttcagtcaattccagccgttttcagtacaaaaaaatcgctaatattctatttttaaataaaaaaaattacgaaaaatacggggaatattggacgcgcatcgcgaggtgcatttccttgaaaatgaccgattcggggattttataccgacttcaggacatgttttggataaaatagtttactgacttgtgtcatctgatgtaaaaggttggattatggccgttttttgtggattctttttttttgtgtgtaataataaacccggaaatgtgagtcgtgctgtgtgcgttgaagccgtgtatagagaacggatggatggatattcgtttttgtcggacaaatgtgtttttctcacccgctgtggtaatcacatctgaaagtagtttatactggcggattcatgagaatctaagctttccattggcgtatagtgtttgtataattgcgtttgcagccgtcggacattcttgaaattcctatgcaaattagtaggtgtaccgccggcggtacactgaagcttaacgggttaaacaaccatgttggaagagatatcctgtggtcatggaaaggatgttaatctgtctcagaagggtcaaattattggcctgcatcaagcaaagaaaagaatGAAGGAGATTTCTggaactactaaaatcaggttaagaaccgtccaacgcatcattaaaacctggaagatagtggagaaccatcatctttggtcagaacaaactcttagatgatggtaggaaatcaacagtagaactcatggctatgtttaatagtgaaagtaagaacatttccacactaacaatgtgaagggaactcaaaggattgggactaaacagctgtagctctaaggaAACCACCGGTCAGTGaagctaatcagaaaaaaaggctttacTTTGCtgtggagcataaagattggactctggagcaatggaagaaggtcatgtggtctgatgagtccagatttaccctgttccagagtgatgggggcatcagggtaagaagagaggcagatgaagtgatgaactcatcatgtctagtgtctaccagcctgtgggggttagagttatgatctggggttggtcaggttcaccaacgttatgttcccaaagaatgaggtcagctgatacctgaagatactgaatgaccaggtctttacatcagaggagtttttcttccctgatgttcatggacatgttccaagatgatgatgccaggattcatggggctcacattgagaatgagtggatcagggagcatgagatggattgtcctccacagagtccagacctcagccccactgagaatctttagatgttctggagaagactttgtctgactctcccatcatcaatataagatctttttagaaaatgaatgcaactctggacagaaataaattctgtg
This window harbors:
- the si:ch211-139g16.8 gene encoding immunoglobulin superfamily member 6; translation: MVTFCQHSDCLVRGIMRSFTSCPATEMERLVWLSLLLSHLPATESCISQPNETIWGKTGQIAVLHCNISEPCLAGGCRYQWFAFNQSKHFRLDLEGDKYKLDGASLHIKSLEANDSGIYHCAVASQEPKTHCRQYVGMGTSLVVREQAEIKIGYILLSLLVLLVVYSLVIVTLVVRKGGCKTSIHRKMSKTDKNNSSKKMQFRDVLQEMYSRRNLEKSKQTARGNASHIEAANSELDCSTDDIYQNV
- the LOC110956726 gene encoding ER lumen protein-retaining receptor 2-like encodes the protein MNIFRLTGDLSHLAAIIILLLKIWKSRSCAGISGKSQILFALVFTTRYLDLLTSFISLYNTSMKVIYIGCSYATVYLIYMKFRATYDGNHDSFRVEFLVVPVGGLAVLINHDFSLLEILWTFSIYLESVAILPQLFMISKTGEAETITTHYLFCLGLYRALYLFNWIWRFYFEGFFDMIAIVAGVVQTVLYCDFFYLYVTKVLKGKKLSLPA